In Lycium ferocissimum isolate CSIRO_LF1 chromosome 7, AGI_CSIRO_Lferr_CH_V1, whole genome shotgun sequence, the sequence GGTGTGTATGCCCCTGAACTAAACACAAGAGTTTTGAGTTGACATCTCACATCaaattattaaacaaaaaaatccaatatataattttttcatgATCCAATATATAAGTACTTATAAGGTAACAAGAAATGGGACAAAAACTTGTTCCGTGTGGGCATTACATTAAGGTTTAAGTTTTATACATTAAGTCATTAAGAGTGAACAATACTGCCTACTGGTAATGTATTACTCAACATTAAATATCATTAGTATTATTTCTCTTGAACAGTCTTACTAATAAACTCCATGATCGTCACTATGATTTAACTGCTATCTTCGAATAGAACGAATTAATGAAACAATATACAGAAGTcctatttatatgtgtgtgtttctCAGCTAATTGCTAACTGACTAACCGACTCTAGTAACCAGCTAACACTGCTAACTACCATTAATTAAGTTAACTATGCTGAGCTGGCAGCTAGCTAGCAACACCCTAAAATATCTTCTTAGCTCAATAGTTACACAGTGGAAGATTTGTATCTTTCACATTCATTGTTGAACGATAGCCCCAGTTTTAAGTAAGACCCCTCCATCAAGTTCTTTCAATATGGCCTATTCTGAATAGGAACCTAAGTCTCTATCATCTCCTATCTATAAATTTATTTGATTAATTAGCTCAGCTTTCTCAAATAAGTTTTAAGATTACCAGTGGGTAGTACGTATTTTCTCAAGGGTACCACATAAGATCCATAAATCTTACAGTATTTTTATAAGCTAAATATTTAGATAACCCCTTAAACGTTTTGTAAGATAGCCTTACAAACTTACAGAGTTATCATTTAGACACTTATATTTGACAGAATTGTATCTTCTAAACACATAGATCATCAAAACCAAGAGCGTGAAGATCACTTGCAGATGATGTATAATAAACGAATGAAATAAAGACGTgtcaaaaattataaaaattaattaaaaaacaaccccctccccaacaagaGAACCCACTCATTCTTTTATGTTTAAAGGAGGACAATACTGTAAGGTAGGGATGAAAAAATTACATGGTGTAACCAACGTATATACTCTATTTAccatacataaatatattttcacaaaattacCATTCGTAGCAACACTTTGGGTTTTATAGCAAATAGCCTGCTTCTACTGAGCAGTTGGCAGCCCATCTCAACTTCCTCGATCGATTAGGTTTCAACCTCATGCTTGTGTGGCATTCCAGAAGATGAAAGCTCTCACTTAGCAATCAGTCCTCGTCGTCCCAGTTTCCTATCTCGCAAAATCCGCTTAAACCCTTCTTTGAATCCTTCATTTTCTACATTCAACTATTAGCACTTATTGGAATTATTAGTTAGTTGTACACGTGGCAAGTTGATTAGCTAACTTAAGTGTTGTAATGATTAGGTGGTTAGTTAGGAGGTGGaagatatttttcattttctctatACATAGCATTGTACAGCTGTATCCAGTTCAATTCAATTGAGTCAGTTATTTTGCTCAACCATTCTCTTTacatattttctctctctacattttcACCATTGATGAAGGTTTAGAGCTCAAAGCTCACATTTTCacatggtattagagcagtcGGTGCTGGATGTTATAGAGCAATTTAGATTGCGAATTTAGATTTCATTTTCTGTCCTTGTGATTAcagatttcaaatttttcttccACAAAACCTAAATTTTCAAAGAGCGAATTTAGATTTCTTTTTTGTTCACTTCGCAAATGAAGAATACAGTTTTTTCTTTGATAATATCTTGGTTTCCTCTGAGAACTCATTAATGGCGGTTGAGAAAGTTGATTACACTCATCCTCTTTACATCGGTCCATCAAATACCTCTGGAGCAATGCTAATTCCTGTTAAACTCACTGGATGTGAAAATTACGGGATATGGAGTTGATCGATGAGAATCGCACTGCTCGGAAAGAGGAAATATGGATTCATAACAGGTACTTGCTCGAAGGATTCAGTCAAGGAGAAATTGCATGAACAATGGGAAACTTGCAATGCTGTTGCATTGTCCTGGTTGATGAGCACTGCTGCTACAGAACTCATCAGTGGAGTTGTGTATGCTACGAGCTAGTGCACAAATAGTGTGGGAGGATTTGAAAGAGAGATTTGACAAAGTTAATCGAATGAGGATCTATCAATTGCACAACGAAATAACGACTCTGGACAAGGTACTGATTCTGTTTTAGTATATTTCTCAAAATTGAAAGCTCTTTGGACTGACTATGATGCCCTAAGTCAAAGTACTATATAGATCATCTAAGTGAGTTGagattgatttattttttaagtgGATTGAATGATTCATATGACCAAGCATGTAGAcgaattttattgaaaagtgTTACTTCAACTAAAAACTAAGCTTACTCTATGATAATTGAAGATGAGATTCAACACTTAGCTTGTTTGACCATAATGAAGGAAAGAACTGATGCAATAGCTATGCAAACTAGTATAAGTCAAGGAAATTCAAATTATAATCAAGGAAATCAATATTACAATCAAGGACATCAGAGTTATAGAGGAAAGAAATCCACACTGCAATGTCAATTTTGTCATTTCAGTGGACATTCTAAGGAGAACTGTTACAAGCTAATTGGCTACCCCACTGATTGGAAACAAAGGAAGAAAGTTGGTTATGGTAATGAAAATACAGGGGATCAGCAGGGTACAATAGTTCTGGAGCATTTGGAAACCAAGGACATAGAAACCATGGAGGAAATAGTGgtcaatcttctttttcttcagcCAACAATGCATTTGGCAGTGGTGATATCCAAGGACAATCTACATCCACAGGTGGTCATGAAGTCAATAATGCATTCTTAGCAAAGGCACAAGGATTTACTGAGGAAGAGTATAAGCAAATACTGGATTGCTAAACAAAGAAACGAAGGGAAAACAGGTCAATATGACAGGTATTGTCACTTTCTTAATGTCTAATCTTTTTTCAGAATACTGGATTGTGGACTCAGGTGCTTCTCACCACATAGCACCAAACGAACATTTGATGTCAAGAGGTCATAGTATGATTAAGTCACACTGAGATAAGTTGAATTTGCCTACAGGAGACAAGGTGGATATCACACACATTGGTGATGTACTAACATTTAAGAATGAAGCTATAAATTTTGTACCAGATTTCAAGTTTAATATGTTGTCAATATCAAAAATCACCAGGAAGTTGTCATGTTTTGTCTCTTTTTATCCTGACTTCTGTGTCTTTCTGGACCTTTACAGTGGCAGGGTGAAGGGGATTGGTAAGGACGATGGAGGCTTGTACATATTCAGAAGTGGAGGTGGAATAAAAGGACAAGAAGGACAAGATGCAATAAAAAAACATCAGAAAATAGCTGCAAATGTAACCAGCTCAGGATTTCTATCTGTGGCATAGGAGGCTTGGACACCCCTCTGCACAGGCTATGAAGTGTTTGGACTTGATCCTAGATAATAAGTGTAATGATTCACTAAATAATTGTCCAGTTTGCCCATTAGCTAAGCAAACTAGAATGTCTTTTCCTACTACCTATTCCAGATCCGATTTTCCTTTTGATATTGTACATATGGATCTTTGGGGACCATATAGAACTTCTACATTTGACAAGAAATACTATTTTCTGACTGTTGTTGATTATTGTGGCAGATACACTTGGGTTCATTTGTTGCAACTTAAGTCTGAAACAGTTGTAGCAATTAAGAACTTTACCTTGATGATAAAAACTCAATTTGACGTTGTAGCAATTAAGAACTTTACCTTGATGGTACAAACTCAATTTGACAAACAAATTAAGGTGATAAGATCAGACAATGGCCCAGAGTTTTTTAACTCTCAGTGGAAAGAATTGTTTCATAATCTGGGAATTTTACATCAAAGCAGTTGCACTCATACACCACAGCAAAATGGTATAGTAGAAAAGAAGCACAAACATATACTCAATGCTGCTTGAGCTATCAGGTTTTAATCCAATTTACCTATCTAGTACTGGGGTATTTGCATTACAACAGCAGTTTATTTGATAAACAGGTTGCCTTCTTCAGTCACTAGAGGAAAAAGTCTATATGAATTGCTGTTTCACAAACCACCATCTCTGTCTGACTTAAGGGTCATTGGATTCTTGTGCCATGCATCAGTTGTTCCCAAAGGAGACAAATTTGCTACTAGGGCCACACTTGTAGTGCTTATAGGTTATTCTACAACCAAAAAGGGTTGCTGATGAATTTAGAGAATAAGCAGTGTTTTGTTAGTAGAGATGTGGTGTTCCTAGAGCATGTTTTTTTCACTTATTGGCACTCAAGAACCCACTGTGCACTTAGAAACCACTTCTCATGCTTCATTTAATGTTGATATGTTTGCAAATTGCTTCATTGATTGTACAAATGAAGATTCCAGCTCTACACCTGTTACAAGTATTCCAGAAGAGAATGATGTCATGGATGCACAAGTAGAGCCAAATACTGATGTGCAGGATGTTCAGCATGATATTCATTTGGAGCTGGCTGCTCCACCTCACCACATTGTGCATGATATTGCACCTTCTTCTTCAGTTCCTCAGACAGGATCAAATAAGGGAAATGCTTTGCAGCCTGATCCACCCACCAGGAAGATAACCAAAACTACTAAGCAGCCCATTTGGATGAAAGACTATCCAGCTCCTAGCAAGAGTCAGAACAGTAGATATCCTATGGCAAATGCTTTGTGCTATGATCACATTAGTCCTGCTTATCAGACTTATCTAGCTAAATTTTCCACCTTGGTGGAACCTCACAATTTATAAGAAGCAGCCAAAGATGAGAGATGGATTCAAGCTATGCAACAGGAAATTCAAGCCCTCGAAGACAACAAGACATGGGCAATAGTTGACTTACCTCATGGGAATAATGCAGTTGGTTCAAAGTAGGTGTACAAGATTAAATACCAAGCCAATGATGAAGTAGAAAGATTCAAGGCAAGGTTAGTTGCCAAAGGGTATAGTCAACAAGAGGGCCTTGATTACCATGATACCTTTTCACCAGTTGCAAAAATGGTGACAGTTAGGTGTGTTATTGCTCTTGTTGTTTCAAAAGGCTAGTCATTGTATCAAATGGATGTGTATAATGCATTTTAGCAGGGTGATCTTTATGAAGAGGTGTATATGGAAACGCCTGAGGGTTTTAGAAAAAAGGGGGAGCATAAAGTTTACAGATTACTTAAATCCTTATATGGACTTAAGCAAGCTTCTAGGCAATAGAATATCAAACTCACCACTACCTTTTTGGATGTTGGTTTCACTCAGAGTACTTGTGAATATTCCTTATTCACATTGAAAAGGAAAGAGGGGATTGTGATTATCCTAgtatttgttgatgattttcTCATCACTGGAAGCAGTGCACAATTGATCACTGAGGCCAAACAAGTGCGACACAAACAGTTCAAGCTAAAAGATTCAGGGGATCTCAGATACTTTTTGGGAATTGAGGTGTTGAGATCTATAACTAGAGTCATTTTGAATCAGAGAAAGTATATTCTAGAGCTGATCTCTGATATGGGACTTAGTGGTGCTAAGCCAGTTTCAACCCCACTAGAGTCAAATTTGAGATTAACTACAGTAGAATATGATCAAGCCACTGGATCCTCAAGAGATGAGATTCCCAGAGATGTTAGTCTTTATCAAAGATTGATAGGCAAGCTCATGTATGCTACCATCACCAGGCCTGACATTAGCTATGCAGTGCAAACTCTTTGTCAGTTTATGCAGCATCCCAAAACATCACATTGTGAAGCTGCTACAAGAGTTGTTAGATATCTCAAAGGTTCAGTTGGGCAAGGTGTTTGGTTACAAGCTAAGCCTGCTGAGAGGTTGACATGCTGGTGTGATTCAGACTGGGCAGCATGCCCCAACACCAGAAGATCTGTGACTGGCTATGTAGTGAAGTTTGGAGAATTTTTAGTTTCGTCGAAATCAAAGAAGCAACATATTGTTTCCAGAAGTTCAGTTGAGGTTGAATACAGAAGTATGGCCTCAGCTGTAGTAGAAATTACTTGGTTGCTAGAGCTGTTTAAAGAGTTGGACGTTCCTATTCAAATGCCAGAAACTGTTTTCAGTGACAGTAAATCTACTATGCAAATAGCAGCCAGTCCAATCTTCCATGAGTGTACCAAACATATCGAGATCGATTGCCACTTCATTAGAGACAAGATCAAGGCTGGTTTAGTTCAAACACAATATGTTCCTACACAGCACCAAGTGGCAGATATACTGACTAAAGGCTTGGGACATGTCCAACATATTCATTTGCTAAGCGAGCTTGGTGTGCTCAATATTTTGCACCCTCCAGCTTGAGGGGGAGTATTGGTATTATTAGTTAGTTGTACACGTGGCAAGTTGATTAGCTAATTTAAGTGTTGTAATAATTAGGTGGTTAGTTAGTTAGGAGGTTGaagatatttttcattttctataTACATAGCATTGTACAGCTGTATCTAGGAGTGGGCATGGTATGGTAGATACCGATTAccataccaaaaataaaattttttatGCCCCGATTTCGGTATTATGGCATTTGGtacggtatttggtatgcattttaaaaaagtttggtATTCGGTAAGGTATTCGGTATTCATAAAGAAATACCGAATatcataccgaagtatataattacttacacaattcaaatatcttagaattataatactaacaaatatataaacaagcattattagaaaactaattCTTTAAATGTTGGaactttgactactctatcttgatttaaatgttttttttttttgtgtaattgatttacgaaggggattgcttgtactttcttttgaatatttttacatgtgtaaggtgtttagtacataataattgagacgtttcttaagtagcggaagtcataattctccacgatatgagtatatgtaagtcGAAATCGGACAAACTGTGGTACCGACTTACCGTACCgtaaaataccaaaatcgaaCTTTAAAATACTGAAtcataccgaattaatttggtatggtaatggtatagtatttttagaaatcgAAAACCAAAATTACCATACTGAAAgtttcaaataccgtaccatgcccacccctagctGTATCCAGTTCAATTCAATTGAGTCAGTTATTTTGCTCAACCATTCTCTTTgcatattttctctctctacattttcACCATTGATGAAGGCATGAACCTTTAGAGCTTAAACCTCACATTTTCACAGCACTTAACATCTATATGTGCTTTCTACGTTCAATTATTAGCTTCGAGATTCTTTGATTTCTTACATGTGTTTGATCTAATTCCCCGAGTTCTGTCGGTCATCAGCTGAATCATTTGTCAGCATTTGCTTTCTGTTAATAAATTTAGTTTGCAGATTTGGTGGGAGATTTTGTTGCATAGCTGTATTAAATTATTGCGAGATGAAATCGAAAACAAAATGGGTAGCACTAGGAGGGATGGTGTTATCTTAAATGGCAGACGACTATATGTTGTATGTATCTTTAATAGCGGACGACCGTATGTtgtatgtataaatatgtatcTTCAATGACGGACAACTgtatgttgtatgtatgttaAATTATTCCGCGATTTTGTGTATCAGCGAGATTATATTGTATGCTGATACAGGTTGTTGAGCGTGCGCATACAACCTATCTGTACATAGCACGACTGAATGAGTTGATACAGTAAAAATGAGCAAACACATACAGCCTATTATAACTGTATCCAGCGCGATTGTCTACATTAATACGTATAATTGAGTAAATGCATACAGGTGATACAAGCGGACCAAAGTAGAACATTAGCTACGAATGGTAATTAGACTAACTATAGTTAGGTAAGAAATTAGGCTCTAAACTATATGAAAATTTCTCTATATTTATCGCGAAAAGCCCAGATGGTGGGGTTGGGGTTTCCCACTTAATAAGGATAGATTGAGAAGGGAGAGCAGAGGTTTTTGTGGAAGACCGATATAtttcctccgtctcaatttatgtgatatagtatGATTGggtacggagtttaagaaataaaggaagacttttgaatcttgtggtctaaaaataagccaaaaatatttgtatggttataaatcatctcgttaagcgtaaaatgtgaagtttaaagttaaattattatcaaataaaaaaatatatcattttttttaacagattaaaagggaaagtgtaTGCACTTAATTTAGGACATAGGGAGTATTCGATAGCTTGGAAGGTTATGAAAGCAGGATCCACCaaatttttggtattttggaatAGTATATggttcctcctcctcctccaaATAGACCAAAGCATAATTTGTATACATCCACTTTGTAGAATGTGGGCCAATATTTGGGTGGCATCATGAAGGGCCCTTGGATAAGCTCCCTCAGAGTGTGGGCCATGCAAATGCAGTTGTCTGACCAAAAATCAACATAAAGCTACATTGTCTTTTggatttgttttctttttctagcaataacagagaaaaaaaaagataatgttttctttttctagcaATAACAGagaaaagaatatttcaagCATTAGATTGTAAACTTTTGTGAATTCTAGGCAGAAAAAATATCGGACGGTAGCAATGGAGACATAGCTCTGGACTTTTACCATCGTTACAAGGTACTAATTATTaaataagatgaagaaataatttatcttaataaaacaataaaaacaaaaactagTAGGTATACAAATATTACTGCCCCTCGTATGCAGGAGGACGTCAAACTAGCAAAATCCGAAGGACTGGACGCTTTCAGGTTTTCTATCGCATGGGCAAGAATTTTACCTCGTAAGATTATTTACAATTATCTACCCTTTTGTTAATTAAGTTGCCCTGTCTAAGATGTAAATTAGTGCCCTGATTAACCTTAATTAGCTGATTATTTTCCAtcccgcaaaaaaaaaaaaaaaaaaaaaaaaaaaactctcaatCAAGTGATATATATATCCAGAATGTTTTCATGATGTATTTGTACATCTTTTACTTTGTGTATTTTTAGAGGGCAAGCTAAGTAAAGGAGTAAATCAAGTTGGTATTGACTACTACAACAATCTCATCAATGAGATAATAGCCCATGGTTACTttacctctctctctctctctctatcttaGCAACATGCAGAAACACTCTAACACACATTACACATGTAATTGCTTTAATCAAAACTAACTTTAAAATTGTAATTTAGGTATTAAACCTGTAGTTACACTTTTTCATTGGGATCTCCCTCAAGCCCTTGAAGATGAATACCTTGGCTTTCTAAGCCCTAAGATCTTGTAAGTGTACTACTCCAAACTCTAATTTCTGTACCTATATATATCTCAAGATGAAGTCCCATTTCGTATGACTATATACTTGAGAAATTAAATTGTTTCTTCACTTGCATGACGTagttaaaaatttgaaaatgttTCTTAAGAACATTGTACATCATGAACAAAaactagatatatatatatatatatatatatatatatatttatatatagtcCCATTTCGTATGACTATATACTTGAGAAATTAAATTGTTTCTTCACTTGCATGACGTagttaaaaatttgaaaatgttTCTTAAgaacattgtatatatatatatatatatatatatatatatatatatatatatatatatacacacaccagGAACCATGCAGAGAAGCACCTCACTATTGTTCCATATTTACTTGTATCGACATGTTAGACAGACCATTAGTCTTACTTAGTACTCATAAAACACCATCTCAATGCACCACTCCCCGTCTTCCACTGCCATCATATCTCTACCAGTTTATAGCAAATTGACAAAAAAGAATTAAGACATGTTCCTTTACAAAACACATTTATCATCACAAGAACTTTAATTTATGTCGTACAAGAAAAGgccaaaggagaaaaaaaatgcctttttcttattgtttgttttcaaaacatGAACTGCGGCGGCGGATGTaggatattatatatatatatatatatatatatatatatatatagacacacacactaGTGTTGGGAAGCCCGTCGGGTGGCCCGGCCCAAGATTAAGGTAATAAAGTAATCACtaagtttcaatttatgtatgtgatttaaATTTCGAGTCAAATAGTTTAATTTTGATAGTGAATTCAGCATAGAATctttaagtctttgaaaatttaCATAGTTAAAAACtatgtaaaaagtactataaatttcaataattaactattcaaaatatttaaaagacatatgaaaaaataatgatttttcttaattaaaaattttcttttcctttcaagTTGTATGTGAGGAaatgatatttctttttttttctttatctaatatattttctaaatttgcgttttaataatattataactATGCTATAGCCCCAAATACATTAGCATTggctaaatttaaataattaaatcatgtcTCGGTGCAATGACGTATATATCTAATAATTTTGTTccttctcatttttattttctttaaggatcgattttgaaatttattttctatcgatttattttttattttgaaatttattttctattgtataattgtgttacatcattaaatctttatatattcaaaataattttttttaataaaatttagatCAAGAGAAACTTAATGGCAATTTAGAATTACTAAGAAAATATGGTCGACGCTCTGCCAGTACCAAATGAGTTCTCCAAAATTATTATAATTACCATTTTAGATTATCTTTGTGCATAGCTATTTCTATTAGATGAG encodes:
- the LOC132063071 gene encoding cyanogenic beta-glucosidase-like → MAFGTIWWEILLHSCIKLLRDEIENKMGSTRRDGVILNGRRLYVAEKISDGSNGDIALDFYHRYKEDVKLAKSEGLDAFRFSIAWARILPQGKLSKGVNQVGIDYYNNLINEIIAHGIKPVVTLFHWDLPQALEDEYLGFLSPKILDDYLDLVEICFNYFGDRVKLWTTINEPWIFASNGYDAGSMTPGRCSAWRNNNCSAGNSATEPYIVDSMLLAHGAAAKLYRQKYKLSLNFSTPSVQIYVIQYEF